A region of Spodoptera frugiperda isolate SF20-4 chromosome 26, AGI-APGP_CSIRO_Sfru_2.0, whole genome shotgun sequence DNA encodes the following proteins:
- the LOC118264198 gene encoding ankyrin repeat domain-containing protein 27 yields MDGTYDEIISDNPFFVELKTEYSNLFQHCITQSWVICVPRIGSLTTRVFTVEDFCAHILVPSDELPETHYSTLTEKQVTVSNKVITLEVTKGLPLQSHILFEETFYTEDFIKYKVWCIETPLEPTTKFSDNAISKEYLTSINDCIDLLWTQAAGRQVLDQIEQSVQSFLKTHPTLPVAVAPLRDTVSELYTQCLQIALQNRRLRDKSKSCKQVLENIKLAVECYMQHLLFDALFKPICTSCAYEDSHLNKKIRNMCDIQLRDLDIKKDLYHAVPKAKQILSKIDTYNTVLEKVLCVKQALNAIHKKDDSNNIVLLTADDLLPVFVFLVIKSGLPNWYSQLMYMKEFRFSSVGKGDADESSFLITTLEAVIEHIQSGALTGSPDPESYYYESNLTEENVNGRQRKNSLTESISTSDTNSKEETLEYIFELIKANHCEQVKAILQKNQKHLQSINLNENNILKIALDNNLTDDDDDDSDTEIYHKLCHPLCNCKKCCCKISKNLLKTSPTVTSRDSHGLTALHVASIHGKANVVESLIEMGAEVNATDLNECTPLHYAASRGHQNALLLLLHSGANIDKANIDQNTPLHMAVNNGHLNCVKALIYFAEHSRRKIRINCVNESGNTPLHMASKWGYEGIARLLIENGAEPSLQNKYNKTAFDYAHNLKIMQVLKSCTPSLYEYIHITSTDVKALNCKSDSPVAPIKLKVASKVSDTNNVSKAVEKLKLIDRILKAISYGDVKLACFYMNINYSAYVEMKDKPDTPEQTTPCHPLCECSICKKNNETNSSDFDINFTDINGFTALHYASRYGLVELCKILIHNKADVNCYNKKYQTPLHLAALNNKIYVIRLLLDSGANINAIDVAGNTPLHDVCAMGNIGAAKMLLSYNPDLSLQNGSDKTALTLAKEKVHLTIIDLIDKYSSGL; encoded by the coding sequence ATGGATGGCACTTACGACGAGATCATCTCCGATAACCCGTTCTTCGTTGAATTAAAGACAGAATACTCTAATTTATTTCAACATTGTATAACACAATCTTGGGTAATATGTGTCCCTCGGATTGGAAGTTTAACGACTCGCGTGTTCACCGTCGAAGATTTTTGTGCCCATATACTTGTGCCAAGTGACGAGTTGCCGGAGACTCACTATAGTACGCTAACAGAGAAACAAGTGACTGTGTCCAATAAAGTGATTACACTCGAAGTGACCAAAGGATTGCCTCTACAAAGCCATATACTGTTTGAAGAAACATTTTACACAGAGGACTTCATCAAGTACAAAGTGTGGTGTATCGAAACTCCTTTGGAACCTACGACTAAATTCAGTGATAATGCAATATCTAAGGAGTATCTCACATCCATCAATGACTGCATTGACTTGCTCTGGACACAAGCTGCTGGCCGTCAAGTTCTGGATCAGATTGAACAGAGTGTACAGTCATTTTTGAAGACCCATCCCACACTACCTGTTGCAGTAGCTCCCTTGAGAGACACAGTAAGTGAATTATACACACAATGCCTCCAAATTGCCTTACAAAACAGAAGACTCAGAGACAAATCAAAGTCTTGTAAACAAGTGCTAGAGAACATAAAACTAGCTGTAGAGTGCTACATGCAGCACTTACTGTTTGATGCCTTATTCAAGCCTATATGCACCTCCTGTGCCTATGAGGACTCACACCTTAACAAGAAGATAAGGAATATGTGTGACATCCAACTAAGGGACCTGGACATCAAAAAGGATCTATATCATGCAGTGCCTAAAGCTAAACAGATACTCTCAAAGATAGACACATACAACACAGTGCTAGAAAAAGTGTTATGTGTGAAACAAGCCTTAAATGCCATCCACAAGAAGGATGACAGCAACAATATTGTCCTGCTGACTGCTGATGACCTGTTACCAGTGTTTGTGTTCCTCGTCATCAAGTCTGGCCTTCCAAACTGGTACAGTCAATTGATGTACATGAAGGAGTTCCGGTTCAGTAGTGTAGGCAAAGGTGATGCTGACGAGAGCTCCTTCCTTATTACTACGCTAGAAGCTGTCATAGAACACATACAATCCGGAGCACTCACTGGATCACCAGACCCTGAGTCCTATTACTATGAAAGCAACCTCACAGAAGAAAATGTAAATGGCAGACAGAGAAAGAACAGTTTAACAGAATCCATCTCCACAAGCGACACCAACAGCAAAGAAGAAACTTTAGAATACATCTTTGAACTTATCAAAGCAAATCACTGTGAACAAGTAAAAGCTATTCTACAGAAAAATCAAAAGCACCTGCAGAGTATAAatctaaatgaaaataacattCTCAAAATAGCTCTGGATAACAATctaactgatgatgatgatgatgacagtgACACTGAAATATATCACAAACTCTGTCATCCTTTGTGTAACTGCAAGAAATGTTGCTGCAAGATATCTAAGAACCTATTGAAGACTTCCCCCACTGTGACTTCTAGAGACAGTCATGGACTAACGGCATTGCATGTAGCTTCCATCCATGGAAAAGCCAATGTAGTAGAATCTCTTATTGAAATGGGAGCAGAAGTCAATGCCACAGACCTCAATGAATGCACCCCTCTACACTATGCAGCATCAAGAGGTCACCAGAATGCCTTGCTACTCCTCCTACACTCAGGAGCCAACATAGATAAAGCTAATATTGACCAAAATACTCCTTTACACATGGCTGTGAACAATGGCCATTTGAATTGTGTCAAAGCACTTATTTACTTTGCAGAACACAGTAGAAGGAAGATTAGGATAAATTGTGTAAATGAGAGTGGGAACACGCCATTACACATGGCCTCTAAGTGGGGCTATGAAGGAATTGCAAGATTATTAATAGAAAACGGAGCAGAGCCATCTTTGCAGAATAAGTACAATAAAACTGCCTTTGACTACGCTCACAATTTAAAGATAATGCAAGTTTTAAAATCTTGTACTCCTAGTTTGTATGAGTACATACACATCACTAGTACAGATGTTAAAGCTTTGAACTGCAAGTCTGACAGCCCTGTTGCTCCTATCAAACTAAAAGTAGCTAGCAAAGTGAGTGATACTAATAATGTGTCAAAGGCAgtggaaaaattaaaattaattgataggATATTGAAAGCCATATCCTATGGAGATGTTAAGCTGGCATGCTTTTATATGAACATCAACTACTCGGCTTATGTTGAAATGAAAGATAAGCCTGATACTCCTGAGCAAACTACTCCGTGCCACCCACTGTGTGAGTGTTCTATATGCaagaaaaacaatgaaacaaactcATCAGactttgatattaattttactgATATAAATGGTTTTACTGCCTTGCATTACGCGTCTAGGTATGGTTTAGTAGAGTTATGCAAGATATTGATACATAACAAAGCAGATGTGAATTGTTATAACAAAAAGTATCAAACTCCTTTACATTTAGCAGCTTTGAACAATAAAATCTATGTGATTCGTTTGTTGTTAGATAGTGGCGCGAATATAAACGCGATTGACGTTGCAGGGAACACTCCATTGCACGATGTGTGCGCTATGGGTAATATAGGGGCAGctaaaatgttattaagttaTAACCCTGACTTATCCTTGCAAAATGGGTCAGATAAAACTGCACTCACCTTAGCTAAGGAGAAAGTTCACTTAACAATAATTGATTTGATAGATAAGTATTCAAGCGGTTTGTAG
- the LOC118264197 gene encoding serine/threonine-protein kinase/endoribonuclease IRE1 codes for MKYLFVTLFLFGSYGVGSLVDSSGKESTELSRAFDERPLLFATLGGGMVAVEPLAGNIIWKLKDEPVVKVPNQQADLMPQFLPDPRHGFLYMYGPRGDQQMLKKLPFTIPELVANAPCRSTDGILYTGKKSDTWFMLDPLTGFREHVSGFDKSKIFKNSDDNTCSPDKKRGIYVARTEYNILMHDSKNQNHKWNVTFFDYTSLAMGKEMLNDYGIIHFTSTSSGRVMSFDRKTGDLVWSHNFETPVVAAYLLDRDGLISVPFNSIGDDTLDHIMEDATTLSNGQGIKNSNIELYPTLYVGEHNHGLYALSSLVDKNTITISTGHAQPLLLEGPTETEPKSEETYQYEPFKNVHYKLKDLNLHVSAPYLLLGHYKVPELTTSWMPQLPNSNFLNVHNSQNSAIKLINGQVHSETDNDVENETNLKSNSNPNSISVSVQTEELFEGLEFRPDLWYKRAYLWFHQQENQVLKVALIILVGLVITMFWYLRYQAREFQQLSQGGSRTSNASTSSNGEVTGQLVEVGGGEVRIGRITFNTDQVLGKGCEGTFVYRGTFDKRAVAVKRLLPECFTFADREVALLRESDAHAHVVRYYCTERDKQFRYIALELCSATLQDYVEKKLNFDCTIDAVEVLRQATLGLSHLHSMDIVHRDIKPHNVLLSMPTGSGEVRAMISDFGLSKKLNLGRMSFSRRSGITGTDGWIAPEMINGERTTTSVDIFSLGCVFYYVLSKGQHPFGDMLRRQANILTGDYNLDQLDKVLPEEEVLVTKILIRAMISPRPASRPPCETVLKYPMFWGKQSILNFLQDVSDQVESGDSGSEAALERGARRVVRGDWRARVCVAVASDLRARRTYRGDRAAHLLRAIRNKKHHYRELETEVRESLGKLPDGFVTYWLRRFPLLLPHVWLQMQAYRHEDILQGYYPHSFTFNRDDVTELDEDGEIEEDIPVDMCDPVKNGLFVKSRVYYDENQGVEYRYKKEGSPRKRNDWRSDAQERARQDDVRLRDRHHYKKKEKKRDEMPVWTLPQQ; via the exons ATGAAGTACTTATTTGTGACACTATTTTTGTTTGGGTCCTACGGTGTAGGTTCCCTTGTTGATAGTAGTGGAAAG GAGAGTACGGAGTTGTCTCGTGCTTTTGATGAGCGGCCCCTGTTGTTTGCCACGTTAGGGGGCGGCATGGTTGCAGTCGAACCTCTGGCGGGCAATATTATTTGGAAACTTAAAGATG aacCAGTAGTAAAAGTACCGAACCAGCAAGCTGACTTAATGCCCCAATTTCTCCCGGACCCTCGACATGGGTTCCTATACATGTATGGTCCTCGAGGAGACCAGCAAATGCTGAAGAAGCTACCATTTACAATACCAGAGTTGGTAGCGAATGCCCCATGTCGATCTACTGACGGTATCCTGTATACTGGCAAGAAGAGTGACACTTGGTTTATGCTGGACCCGCTAACTGGATTTAGGGAACATGTTTCAG GTTTCGACAAATCGAAGATTTTCAAGAATTCCGACGACAATACTTGTTCCCCGGACAAGAAGAGAGGAATCTACGTTGCGAGAACTGAGTACAATATATTGATGCATGATTCCAAGAATCAGAATCATAAGTGGAATGTCACATTCTTCGATTATACGTCCTTGGCTATGGGGAAGGAAATGCTGAATGATTATG GTATAATTCACTTCACATCAACGTCAAGTGGTCGTGTGATGTCCTTTGATCGTAAGACAGGTGACCTCGTGTGGTCGCACAATTTCGAGACTCCAGTAGTCGCCGCCTATTTGCTAGACAGAGATGGACTTATCTCCGTCCCTTTCAATTCTATCGGGGATGATACCCTGGATCACATCATGGAAGATGCCACTACACTGAGCAACGGACAAGGGATCAAGAATTCTAATATTGAATTgta CCCCACATTGTACGTTGGTGAACACAACCATGGCCTCTACGCGTTATCATCGCTCGTAGACAAAAATACGATCACAATATCGACCGGCCACGCGCAGCCTTTACTTCTAGAAGGCCCGACAGAGACTGAGCCAAAATCAGAAGAAACCTATCAATATGAGCCATTCAAGAACGTTCACTACAAACTGAAAGATTTGAACTTACATGTATCAGCGCCATATCTTTTACTAGGACATTATAAAGTGCCAGAGTTAACGACGTCATGGATGCCTCAGTTGCCAAATTCAAACTTCTTGAACGTACACAACTCACAGAATAGTGCCATCAAGTTAATCAATGGACAGGTCCATTCAGAAACTGACAATGATGTGGAAAATGAGACAAATCTAAAGTCGAATTCGAATCCGAATTCCATATCTGTCTCAGTACAAACTGAGGAATTGTTTGAAGGCCTGGAGTTCAGACCTGATCTATGGTACAAGAGAGCATACTTGTGGTTCCACCAGCAAGAGAATCAAGTTCTCAAAGTGGCGCTGATCATTCTGGTTGGATTGGTGATTACCATGTTCTGGTATCTTCGATATCAG GCGCGCGAGTTTCAGCAGCTTTCTCAAGGTGGTTCTCGGACGTCTAACGCTTCAACATCATCCAACGGTGAGGTGACCGGTCAACTGGTGGAAGTGGGCGGCGGGGAAGTACGCATCGGAAGGATCACTTTCAATACTGATCAGGTGCTCGGGAAGGGATGTGAAGGAACTTTTGTTTATAG GGGAACATTCGACAAGCGTGCAGTGGCAGTGAAGCGTTTATTACCAGAATGCTTTACGTTTGCCGACCGCGAGGTGGCGCTACTGCGCGAATCCGATGCCCATGCGCACGTCGTACGTTACTACTGCACTGAAAGGGATAAACAATTCCG GTACATAGCTCTAGAGCTGTGCTCGGCGACGTTACAGGACTATGTGGAGAAGAAACTGAACTTCGACTGCACCATCGACGCTGTGGAAGTGTTGAGACAGGCGACGCTAGGACTCTCTCATCTACACTCCATGGATATTG TTCACAGAGACATAAAGCCTCACAATGTCCTTCTATCAATGCCGACGGGTAGCGGAGAGGTGAGGGCAATGATCTCAGACTTCGGCCTGTCTAAGAAACTCAACCTGGGACGAATGAGTTTCTCCAGGAGATCGGGAATCACGGGCACCGATGGCTGGATCGCGCCCGAAATGATTAATGGAGAAAGAACG ACGACATCAGTAGACATATTCTCCTTGGGCTGCGTGTTCTACTACGTGTTATCTAAAGGCCAGCATCCGTTCGGAGATATGCTGCGGAGACAGGCCAACATACTGACTGGAGATTACAATCTGGACCAACTTGA CAAAGTGTTGCCGGAAGAAGAAGTCCTAGTAACAAAGATATTAATCCGAGCGATGATCTCACCCCGTCCCGCGTCCCGTCCCCCCTGCGAGACCGTGCTCAAGTACCCCATGTTCTGGGGGAAACAGAGCATACTCAACTTCTTGCAG gATGTAAGTGACCAAGTAGAGAGTGGTGACAGTGGTTCTGAAGCTGCGTTAGAGCGCGGCGCTAGACGCGTGGTGCGCGGGGACTGGCGCGCGCGCGTCTGTGTCGCTGTGGCGAGCGATCTCAGGGCGCGCAGGACTTACCGCGGGGACCGGGCCGCGCATCTACTGAGGGCTATAAGGAATaag AAACACCACTACAGAGAATTAGAAACAGAAGTACGAGAGAGTCTAGGCAAGTTACCTGATGGCTTCGTGACGTACTGGTTAAGGAGATTCCCTCTCCTTCTACCACACGTGTGGCTACAAATGCAGGCGTACAGACACGAGGACATACTACAAGGGTACTACCCACACAGCTTCACCTTCAACAGGGATGACGTCACAGAGTTAGATGAAGACGGAGAAATAGAGGAAGATATACCAGTTGATATGTGTGATCCGGTCAAAAACGGACTTTTTGTTAAGAGTAGAGTGTACTATGATGAGAATCAAGGTGTAGAGTATAGGTATAAGAAGGAAGGTTCGCCGAGGAAGCGTAATGATTGGAGGAGCGACGCCCAAGAGCGGGCGCGGCAAGATGACGTCAGACTCCGAGACAGGCACCATTacaagaagaaagaaaagaagagAGATGAGATGCCAGTTTGGACGTTGCCCCAACAATGA